The Burkholderia lata genome contains a region encoding:
- a CDS encoding LysR family transcriptional regulator — translation MNIDAHNLNDLMYFSQVVEHGGFSAAERVLGISKSRLSRRLTELEAALGVRLLQRSTRKLALTEAGELFYQHCQAMLAEAQAAMNAVQQLRSSPRGSVRVSVPVTLSQTMLSRILPEFLRRYPEVKVHVRVTNRVIDLFEDSIDVALRVRSEPPQNANIVVRPLWRTEQMLVGAPSLLSQNAPPLVPDDLSGFETLDTPSVDGRHVFNLIAPDGTRHVHEHDPRLVTADLMTIREAVLDGLGIAALPEMMYGNALRAGQLSPVMPGWTLPVPQLYAVFVSRQGMPPAVRAFVDYLVEKLDHGAYKDPGCPERAKKEAAADVSAT, via the coding sequence ATGAATATCGATGCACATAACCTGAACGACCTCATGTACTTTTCGCAGGTCGTCGAACATGGCGGTTTCTCGGCCGCGGAGCGCGTGCTGGGCATCTCGAAATCGCGCCTGTCGCGGCGCCTGACCGAACTCGAGGCGGCGCTCGGCGTGCGCCTGCTGCAGCGCTCCACACGCAAGCTCGCGTTGACCGAGGCGGGGGAGCTGTTCTACCAGCATTGCCAGGCGATGCTGGCCGAAGCGCAGGCGGCGATGAACGCAGTCCAGCAGCTGCGCTCGTCGCCGCGCGGCTCGGTGCGCGTCAGCGTGCCCGTGACGCTGTCGCAGACGATGCTGTCGCGCATCCTGCCCGAATTCCTGCGTCGCTATCCCGAGGTGAAGGTGCACGTCCGCGTGACGAATCGCGTGATCGACCTGTTCGAGGATTCGATCGACGTCGCGCTGCGCGTGCGCTCGGAGCCGCCGCAGAACGCGAACATCGTCGTGCGGCCGCTGTGGCGCACCGAGCAGATGCTGGTCGGCGCGCCGAGCCTGCTGAGCCAGAATGCGCCGCCGCTGGTACCGGACGACCTGAGCGGATTCGAAACGCTCGATACACCGAGCGTCGACGGGCGACACGTGTTCAACCTGATCGCGCCGGACGGCACGCGTCACGTGCACGAGCACGACCCGCGGCTCGTGACGGCCGACCTGATGACGATCCGTGAAGCCGTGCTCGATGGCCTCGGCATCGCGGCACTGCCGGAGATGATGTACGGCAACGCGCTGCGCGCGGGGCAACTGTCGCCAGTGATGCCGGGCTGGACGCTGCCGGTGCCGCAACTGTACGCGGTGTTCGTGTCGCGGCAGGGGATGCCGCCCGCGGTGCGTGCGTTCGTCGACTATCTGGTCGAGAAGCTCGACCACGGCGCCTACAAGGATCCGGGGTGCCCGGAACGGGCGAAGAAGGAAGCGGCGGCCGATGTTTCGGCGACCTGA
- a CDS encoding pirin family protein produces MTTARSLDRTYPALRTTEGGGFVVHRPFPTRLLMDFDPFLLLDEMGPVDYAPGEAKGAPDHPHRGFETVTYALDGRFRHRDSSGHAGTLGPGDVQWMTAGAGVVHSEMPDPEFAQTGGRSHGFQLWVNLPRRDKLIAPRYQEIPADRVPTATSPDGRARVRVIAGEAFGVRAAIETRTPILYQHFTLQPGATVTQTVPAGYRVFAYPIDGTGLYGPARQAVDARHMVVYCDDGDTVTFSAGDTPLDLLLIGGVPLNEPIVRYGPFVMNTEEEIRQAVVDYQTGRMGRIEA; encoded by the coding sequence ATGACGACCGCTCGCTCGCTTGACCGCACGTACCCCGCACTTCGCACGACCGAAGGCGGCGGCTTCGTGGTTCACCGCCCGTTCCCGACCCGGCTCCTGATGGATTTCGATCCGTTCCTGCTGCTCGACGAAATGGGCCCCGTCGACTACGCACCCGGCGAAGCCAAGGGCGCCCCCGACCATCCGCATCGCGGCTTCGAGACCGTGACCTACGCACTCGACGGGCGCTTTCGCCATCGCGACTCGTCCGGCCATGCCGGCACGCTCGGCCCGGGCGACGTGCAATGGATGACGGCGGGCGCCGGCGTCGTGCACAGCGAAATGCCCGATCCTGAATTCGCGCAGACGGGCGGCCGCTCCCACGGCTTCCAGCTGTGGGTCAACCTGCCGCGCCGCGACAAGCTGATCGCGCCGCGCTACCAGGAGATCCCTGCCGACCGCGTCCCGACCGCGACGTCGCCGGACGGCCGCGCGCGCGTACGCGTGATCGCCGGCGAAGCGTTCGGCGTCCGCGCCGCGATCGAAACGCGCACACCGATCCTCTACCAGCATTTCACGCTGCAGCCCGGTGCAACGGTCACGCAGACCGTCCCGGCAGGCTATCGTGTGTTCGCCTATCCGATCGACGGAACGGGCCTCTACGGGCCCGCCAGGCAGGCGGTCGACGCACGGCACATGGTCGTGTACTGCGACGACGGCGACACGGTCACGTTCTCCGCCGGCGACACGCCGCTCGACCTGCTGCTGATCGGCGGCGTGCCGCTCAACGAGCCGATCGTCCGCTACGGCCCGTTCGTGATGAACACCGAGGAAGAGATCCGGCAGGCGGTCGTCGACTACCAGACCGGTCGCATGGGTCGCATCGAAGCATGA
- a CDS encoding SRPBCC family protein, which produces MNFEHLIQINSDDPAVPTLTRDQLWEGLVLRAEQPQLFVLGLDSCVVHERTDTTLERELHYGHATVRDHVTFTPNQQVRYDILAAGGEIGGSLTMTIEERDDHELFLRFEYRTTLVVTDDSEDARQTHGIVKEAYRTSDIDTVRLIREYAQGRKDPDPLH; this is translated from the coding sequence TTGAACTTCGAACATCTGATCCAGATCAATTCCGACGATCCGGCCGTGCCGACCCTCACCCGCGACCAGCTCTGGGAAGGTCTCGTGCTGCGCGCCGAACAGCCGCAACTGTTCGTGCTCGGTCTCGACAGCTGCGTCGTCCACGAGCGCACGGATACGACGCTCGAACGCGAACTGCACTACGGTCACGCGACCGTGCGCGATCACGTCACGTTCACGCCGAACCAGCAGGTCCGCTACGACATCCTCGCCGCCGGCGGCGAGATCGGCGGCTCGCTGACGATGACGATCGAGGAACGCGACGACCACGAGCTGTTCCTGCGTTTCGAATACCGCACGACGCTGGTCGTCACGGACGACAGCGAAGACGCGCGACAGACGCACGGGATCGTCAAGGAGGCGTACCGCACGTCGGATATCGACACGGTCCGCCTGATCCGCGAGTACGCACAGGGCCGCAAGGACCCCGATCCGCTGCACTGA
- the hemP gene encoding hemin uptake protein HemP: MTDTMRPTPTTLTLRRTTGPAGSSRQKTAAVTTPAKSAGNREAGTRVVSSDALLQGQSHVSIAHNGETYQLRATRLGKLILTK; this comes from the coding sequence ATGACCGACACCATGCGCCCGACCCCGACCACGCTGACCTTGCGCCGCACGACCGGCCCTGCAGGCAGCAGCCGTCAGAAGACGGCAGCGGTCACCACGCCGGCGAAATCCGCCGGCAACCGCGAAGCAGGCACGCGGGTCGTCAGCAGCGATGCGCTGCTGCAAGGCCAAAGCCACGTCAGCATCGCGCATAACGGAGAGACCTATCAGTTGCGCGCCACACGGCTCGGCAAACTGATCCTGACGAAGTAA